One window of the Stigmatella aurantiaca genome contains the following:
- a CDS encoding SGNH/GDSL hydrolase family protein: protein MASSFPKRLLARTLIPLLFIGCARVLLGPPGELPPRERIAADHPLLRYTGRFDFTVPQAPVFDWPGVSIEAAFEGTSCAVHLVDGNNNYNVSVDGQPPTVLRTSARDTYVLAQGLAEGRHTVRLTRRTESGFGPGTFHGFLLDKGRTLVPLPPALGRRLLFIGDSFTAGYGNEGQLGCQFSRGTENVERAYAALVASELGAEFSILAKSGRGVVRNYAEPGPVSEKPMPAYFAQARAEQAQPPWDFQRWVPDAVVINLGTNDFSTLPHPPREVFLAGYEALIAEVRAAYPDVPVLCVAGPRMKEPGTELIETLVARQHAKDGGRTHLALIHDTLEVPHDYGCDMHPGLSGHRKIAGQLKPILASMLGWRQEVSLGDSFPGIPLQAGRLPITPGPPAWPAPHPK, encoded by the coding sequence ATGGCCTCCTCTTTTCCCAAGCGCCTTCTGGCACGCACGCTCATCCCCCTGCTGTTCATCGGGTGTGCCCGCGTCCTCCTGGGGCCCCCCGGGGAGCTGCCCCCCCGCGAGCGCATCGCGGCGGACCATCCGCTCCTGCGCTACACGGGCCGGTTTGACTTCACCGTGCCGCAAGCCCCGGTGTTCGACTGGCCCGGGGTGAGCATCGAGGCCGCGTTCGAGGGCACCTCGTGCGCCGTCCACCTGGTGGACGGGAACAACAACTACAACGTCTCGGTGGACGGGCAGCCACCCACGGTGCTGCGCACCTCGGCGCGGGACACGTACGTGCTGGCCCAGGGGCTCGCGGAGGGCCGGCACACGGTGCGGCTCACGCGGCGCACGGAGTCCGGCTTCGGGCCGGGCACCTTCCACGGCTTCCTCCTGGACAAGGGCCGCACGCTGGTGCCGCTGCCGCCCGCGCTGGGCCGGCGGCTGCTCTTCATCGGGGACTCGTTCACCGCGGGCTATGGCAACGAGGGGCAGTTGGGCTGCCAGTTCTCACGGGGCACGGAGAACGTGGAGCGGGCCTACGCGGCGCTGGTGGCCAGCGAGCTGGGGGCGGAGTTCTCCATCCTCGCCAAGTCCGGGCGGGGCGTGGTGCGCAACTACGCCGAGCCTGGCCCCGTTTCCGAGAAGCCCATGCCCGCGTACTTCGCCCAGGCGCGGGCCGAGCAGGCGCAGCCGCCCTGGGACTTCCAGCGGTGGGTGCCCGATGCGGTCGTCATCAACCTGGGCACCAATGACTTCTCCACGCTGCCGCACCCGCCCCGGGAGGTGTTCCTCGCGGGGTACGAGGCGCTCATCGCGGAGGTGCGCGCGGCGTACCCGGACGTGCCCGTGCTGTGCGTGGCGGGGCCTCGCATGAAGGAGCCCGGCACGGAGCTCATCGAGACGCTCGTGGCGCGGCAGCACGCGAAGGATGGGGGCCGCACGCACCTGGCCCTCATCCACGACACCCTGGAGGTGCCCCACGACTATGGCTGCGACATGCACCCGGGCCTCAGCGGCCACCGGAAGATCGCTGGCCAGCTCAAGCCCATCCTGGCCTCGATGCTGGGGTGGCGGCAGGAAGTCAGTCTGGGCGACAGTTTCCCGGGGATTCCATTGCAAGCCGGGCGGCTGCCCATTACGCCGGGGCCGCCTGCTTGGCCAGCACCCCACCCGAAGTGA
- a CDS encoding organic hydroperoxide resistance protein, translated as MAPISITPLYTATATAQGGRNGRVRSTDGVLDLALSMPKELGGAGGASTNPEQLFAAGYAACFESALRLVAGKAGKNVKEAAITGSATIGKTPDGGFGLAVELKGKLPGLSQEEAQQLMHAAHEVCPYSKATRGNIDVKLSVET; from the coding sequence ATGGCTCCCATCTCCATCACCCCGCTGTACACCGCCACCGCCACCGCCCAGGGAGGCCGCAATGGCCGCGTCCGCTCGACGGATGGGGTGCTGGACCTGGCGCTCTCCATGCCGAAGGAGCTGGGGGGCGCGGGCGGGGCCAGCACCAACCCCGAGCAGCTCTTCGCGGCCGGCTACGCCGCGTGCTTCGAGAGCGCGCTGCGGCTGGTGGCGGGCAAGGCGGGCAAGAACGTGAAGGAGGCGGCCATCACCGGCTCGGCCACCATCGGCAAGACGCCGGATGGCGGCTTCGGGCTGGCGGTGGAGCTCAAGGGCAAGCTGCCGGGCCTGTCGCAGGAGGAGGCCCAGCAGCTCATGCACGCCGCGCACGAGGTGTGCCCATACTCCAAGGCCACGCGCGGCAACATCGACGTGAAGCTCTCCGTCGAGACCTGA
- a CDS encoding DUF6068 family protein has translation MRLIPSLLAGSAALALLTHCASTRQPAPEAPPPQEPPTQAPSTPNTTPWGKARVGDRAVYAFSTNQGPGRRPLPPRALAGRLQVEVTAVQAPWVWLKLSVTDDAGKPFSHPWLARDLTLPVSMETSRPLEVTPRGIESLEQLSAAGRQWEARRYLDDQRPVDGNLVNSLYAAEPGPLYLTRGLLSLSVTLSGFGASGGTQLTLLEVHQGAEGSTAAAPSLERPLGPGTWFDFRAKVGGEDTTLRTCVTAERGYILQADGPAPSQGPACPNFAEASVAPLEEWLMRLITGALPTEGWPPFAGGTPTRGTFRIQERAVPSVTVETPESEGNVRRIRFETYAADPWDASLAGLPYDARFRYLTEGVDTLDAQGKRKPQDFTRLMGWGTWVSGAK, from the coding sequence ATGCGCCTCATCCCCTCCCTCCTCGCCGGCAGTGCCGCCCTCGCGCTGCTCACCCACTGCGCCAGCACGCGGCAGCCCGCCCCCGAGGCCCCGCCCCCGCAGGAGCCCCCCACCCAGGCCCCCTCCACGCCCAACACCACGCCCTGGGGCAAGGCCCGCGTGGGGGACCGCGCCGTCTATGCTTTCTCCACCAACCAAGGCCCCGGCCGCCGTCCCCTCCCCCCTCGGGCGCTCGCGGGACGGCTCCAGGTGGAGGTGACCGCCGTCCAGGCGCCGTGGGTGTGGCTGAAGCTCTCCGTCACCGATGACGCGGGCAAGCCCTTCAGCCACCCCTGGCTGGCCAGGGACCTGACGCTGCCGGTGAGCATGGAGACCTCCCGACCCCTGGAGGTGACGCCCCGGGGCATCGAGAGCCTCGAGCAGCTCTCCGCCGCGGGCCGGCAGTGGGAGGCCCGGCGCTACCTCGACGACCAGCGGCCGGTGGATGGCAACCTGGTCAATTCGCTCTACGCGGCCGAGCCCGGGCCGCTGTACCTCACCCGGGGGCTGCTGAGCCTCAGCGTCACGCTGTCGGGCTTTGGCGCCAGCGGCGGCACGCAGCTCACCCTCCTCGAAGTCCACCAGGGCGCCGAGGGCAGCACCGCCGCGGCCCCCTCCCTGGAGCGGCCACTGGGGCCCGGCACGTGGTTCGACTTCCGCGCGAAGGTGGGCGGCGAGGACACCACCCTGCGCACGTGCGTCACCGCCGAGCGCGGCTACATCCTCCAGGCGGACGGGCCCGCGCCCTCCCAGGGCCCCGCCTGCCCGAACTTCGCCGAGGCCTCGGTGGCGCCGCTGGAGGAGTGGCTGATGCGGCTCATCACGGGCGCGCTGCCCACCGAGGGCTGGCCGCCCTTCGCGGGCGGCACCCCCACGCGGGGCACCTTCCGCATCCAGGAGCGCGCGGTGCCCTCGGTCACCGTCGAGACGCCGGAGAGCGAGGGCAACGTGCGCCGGATCCGCTTCGAGACCTACGCGGCGGACCCGTGGGACGCCTCGCTCGCGGGGCTGCCCTACGACGCCCGCTTCCGCTACCTCACCGAGGGCGTGGACACGCTGGACGCCCAGGGCAAGCGCAAGCCCCAGGACTTCACCCGGCTCATGGGCTGGGGCACCTGGGTGAGCGGCGCGAAGTAG
- a CDS encoding serine hydrolase encodes MTRTACLCAFLVTVLLTASAEALGPPEAPRWTAELNGLVETAARDFDGELSLYVLDVASGEEYAYDAERPTYLSSAIKLGVMLEVMHQVDAGRLSWDEPLTFTPDALRDGMHRLHRAQPGDALPVSTLLEYMMVDSDNAAADLLIARVGVDAVKAQLAARGVQTGPVVSLLDERRRIYAQLDARALAFTPEQIRTLGRYDSPASRAQVLSRMLAPRTAWTGKDLDGAFGAFYAEQVNSAPMRQMGQLLRQVARCEGLSAASCTRAHTLMRACQTGSARIAAGLPATAAWAHKTGTQHRRACDMGFLTLPSGQPAVIAACTRNFWRVADAERLFALLGESVWRTLGVAGAQVSRSAE; translated from the coding sequence ATGACCCGGACCGCCTGCCTCTGTGCCTTCCTGGTCACCGTGCTCCTCACCGCCTCCGCGGAAGCACTCGGCCCCCCCGAGGCGCCACGCTGGACGGCCGAGCTGAACGGGCTCGTGGAAACCGCCGCCCGGGACTTCGACGGGGAACTCTCGCTCTACGTGCTCGATGTCGCGTCCGGCGAGGAATACGCCTACGACGCCGAGCGCCCCACCTACCTCTCCTCCGCCATCAAGCTCGGGGTGATGCTGGAGGTGATGCACCAAGTGGACGCAGGGCGGCTCTCCTGGGATGAGCCGCTGACGTTCACCCCGGATGCCCTCCGCGATGGGATGCACCGGCTCCACCGGGCCCAGCCCGGAGACGCGCTGCCGGTCTCCACCCTGCTGGAATACATGATGGTGGACAGCGACAACGCCGCCGCGGACCTCCTGATAGCGCGCGTGGGCGTGGACGCCGTGAAGGCCCAGCTCGCGGCCCGGGGCGTCCAGACGGGCCCGGTCGTGTCCCTCCTGGACGAGCGCCGCCGCATCTACGCCCAGCTCGACGCACGGGCGCTCGCCTTCACCCCGGAGCAGATCCGCACCCTGGGCCGGTATGACTCCCCGGCGTCCCGGGCCCAGGTGCTCTCACGGATGCTGGCGCCCCGCACCGCCTGGACGGGCAAGGACCTGGATGGGGCGTTTGGCGCCTTCTACGCGGAGCAGGTGAACTCCGCCCCCATGCGGCAGATGGGCCAGCTCCTCCGGCAGGTGGCCCGCTGCGAGGGGCTGAGCGCGGCGAGCTGCACCCGGGCCCACACGCTGATGCGGGCGTGCCAGACGGGAAGCGCGCGCATCGCCGCCGGGCTGCCCGCGACGGCGGCCTGGGCGCACAAGACGGGCACCCAGCACCGGCGGGCCTGTGACATGGGCTTCCTGACGCTCCCCTCCGGCCAGCCCGCCGTCATCGCCGCCTGCACCCGGAACTTCTGGCGCGTCGCGGACGCCGAGCGGCTGTTCGCCCTCCTGGGCGAGAGCGTCTGGCGCACCCTGGGCGTGGCAGGTGCTCAGGTCTCCAGGTCCGCGGAGTAG
- a CDS encoding S1 family peptidase, with protein sequence MRPGTTVARLGVLLLSGLASCQPVEEPPSLTTGTQPVVNGSDAPGDEATAALVARRTRCTGEPLTLLCSGALIAPDVVLTAAHCLDIFGPEGPYEVFFGLELLPEPRGRFVRVTRAVRHPAYDPKSHAFDAALLRLATPVSTAPLPLPMPGTLPLTVGTALRAVGFGDTRDPLRPSGHRRQGTLSVQEVSASAFRAGPSPAMSCVGDSGGPVLVNDGAREVLAGITVSGDLACRTEALHVRTEALWDTFLQPFLEEPPSPTPPALPAESLCQAPCTQDADCPSGLTCESLDGAPGRCLLPALQEGNYGTACTEDAACGAGGLCARLEPEGADACRCFTPCAAPAPQEATGGCEGMPGPVLPALLGWLAVRGRRRLRG encoded by the coding sequence ATGAGGCCCGGCACCACGGTGGCCCGGCTCGGGGTGCTGCTCCTGTCGGGCCTCGCGAGCTGCCAGCCCGTCGAGGAGCCTCCCTCCCTCACCACGGGGACGCAGCCGGTGGTGAACGGCTCGGACGCGCCCGGAGACGAGGCCACGGCCGCGCTGGTGGCCCGGCGGACGCGGTGCACGGGAGAGCCCCTGACGCTGCTGTGCTCGGGGGCGCTCATCGCCCCGGACGTGGTGCTCACGGCGGCGCACTGCCTGGACATCTTCGGCCCGGAAGGGCCGTACGAAGTCTTCTTCGGCCTGGAGCTGCTGCCAGAGCCCCGGGGCCGGTTCGTCCGGGTCACCCGCGCGGTGCGCCACCCGGCCTATGACCCGAAGAGCCATGCCTTCGACGCGGCCCTGCTGCGCCTGGCCACCCCCGTGAGCACGGCGCCCCTTCCCCTCCCCATGCCGGGCACCCTGCCCCTCACGGTGGGAACGGCGCTCCGGGCCGTGGGCTTTGGAGACACCCGGGACCCGCTGCGTCCCTCGGGCCACCGCCGGCAGGGAACCCTCTCTGTGCAGGAGGTCAGCGCCAGCGCATTCCGGGCCGGGCCTTCGCCCGCCATGAGCTGCGTGGGCGACAGCGGAGGCCCGGTGCTGGTGAACGATGGCGCGCGGGAGGTGCTCGCGGGCATCACGGTGAGCGGAGACCTCGCCTGCCGAACGGAGGCGCTCCACGTGCGCACCGAGGCCCTCTGGGACACCTTCCTTCAGCCCTTCTTGGAGGAGCCTCCCTCCCCCACCCCGCCCGCGCTCCCCGCCGAGTCCCTGTGCCAGGCGCCCTGCACCCAGGATGCGGACTGCCCCTCGGGCCTCACGTGCGAGTCGCTCGACGGTGCCCCCGGCCGCTGCCTGCTGCCCGCCCTTCAGGAGGGAAACTACGGCACGGCCTGCACGGAGGACGCGGCGTGCGGCGCGGGCGGGCTGTGCGCCCGGCTCGAACCCGAGGGCGCGGACGCCTGCCGCTGCTTCACTCCGTGCGCCGCCCCGGCGCCCCAGGAGGCAACGGGCGGCTGCGAGGGCATGCCCGGCCCGGTGCTGCCCGCGCTGCTCGGCTGGCTCGCGGTGCGAGGGCGCCGGCGGCTCAGAGGTTGA
- a CDS encoding GspE/PulE family protein, whose translation MDTLMDGAIRLGASDVHIHPLEAGTRIAFRVHGVLEEVLTVPREVHPRLINRIKVLGKLTLYKLDKPQDGHFPFSTQEGPADIRISILPTNHGEAVALRIARSGVRLPQLTALGFPPALHAKYQQLLGLPQGVIFVAGATGSGKTTSLYASLGYIKESRGALTRIASIEDPVEFDVPLFAQTQVNSEQGFTFAQGLRSVLRQDPNVIMVGEIRDPETARTAIQAGLSGHLILTTIHANSAAGVFNRLIEMGVEPFLLASATVATLSQRLVRALCPHCRAPSPISPEEVARLDAAGLASGTFYGPVGCERCGGSGYLGRTAIYEMMAVSPAIREGINEKLPSPQLHEIAKGEGMVPLLAAGVERARAGATTLSEVFRVVGGGA comes from the coding sequence ATGGACACGCTGATGGATGGGGCCATCCGCCTGGGCGCCAGCGACGTCCACATCCATCCCCTGGAGGCGGGCACGCGCATCGCCTTCCGCGTCCACGGGGTGCTGGAGGAGGTGCTGACCGTTCCCCGCGAGGTGCACCCGCGCCTCATCAACCGCATCAAGGTGCTGGGCAAGCTCACCCTCTACAAGCTCGACAAGCCCCAGGACGGGCACTTTCCGTTCTCCACGCAGGAGGGGCCCGCGGACATCCGCATCTCCATCCTGCCCACCAACCACGGCGAGGCCGTGGCGCTGCGCATCGCCCGCAGCGGGGTGCGGCTGCCCCAGCTCACCGCGCTGGGCTTTCCCCCCGCGCTGCACGCGAAGTATCAGCAGCTCCTGGGCTTGCCCCAGGGCGTCATCTTCGTGGCGGGCGCCACCGGCAGCGGCAAGACGACGTCGCTGTATGCCTCGCTGGGCTACATCAAGGAGTCCCGCGGCGCGCTCACCCGCATCGCCTCCATCGAGGATCCCGTCGAGTTCGACGTGCCCCTCTTCGCGCAGACGCAGGTGAACTCCGAGCAGGGCTTCACCTTCGCGCAAGGCCTGCGCTCGGTGTTGCGCCAGGACCCGAACGTCATCATGGTGGGCGAGATTCGAGACCCCGAGACGGCGCGCACCGCCATCCAGGCGGGCCTGAGTGGCCACCTCATCCTCACCACCATCCACGCCAACTCGGCGGCGGGCGTCTTCAACCGCCTCATCGAGATGGGCGTCGAGCCCTTCCTGCTGGCCTCCGCCACGGTGGCCACGCTCTCGCAGCGGCTGGTGCGCGCGCTGTGCCCACACTGCCGCGCCCCCTCGCCCATCAGCCCCGAGGAGGTGGCCCGGCTGGATGCGGCCGGCCTCGCCAGCGGCACGTTCTACGGCCCGGTGGGCTGCGAGCGCTGTGGCGGCAGCGGGTATCTGGGCCGCACCGCCATCTACGAGATGATGGCCGTCAGCCCCGCCATCCGCGAGGGCATCAACGAGAAGCTCCCCTCTCCCCAGCTCCATGAGATCGCCAAGGGCGAGGGCATGGTGCCGCTGCTGGCGGCGGGGGTGGAGCGCGCGCGCGCGGGGGCCACCACCCTGAGCGAGGTGTTCCGGGTGGTGGGCGGTGGGGCCTGA
- a CDS encoding PEGA domain-containing protein, whose translation MSNSHPPKTPPGHAPGSDDMETAVLRRDQEMAHVQSRTASASWQAPPGGASPAAPVGRGGTGGTLLTPSRSGKGTLAAVLRLASAACGLGAAVLFVLPELTGTFVVPPPQAATPAAQKVKVIAPTFEDPEPAEGLDGTVSEQTSAFDGATVLVVYSNPSGVAVEVDGNDQGGTPVSLTLDCLPGKPIRVELFKRGYERIQHTAFCRKDTMIKLFAPLKKAAKASGGKR comes from the coding sequence GTGAGCAACTCGCATCCACCGAAGACGCCCCCTGGGCACGCCCCCGGCTCCGACGACATGGAGACCGCCGTGCTGCGGCGTGACCAGGAGATGGCGCACGTGCAGTCGCGCACCGCCTCGGCCTCCTGGCAAGCTCCGCCGGGGGGCGCCTCTCCGGCCGCGCCGGTGGGGCGGGGGGGCACGGGCGGTACGCTCCTGACGCCATCCAGGAGCGGCAAGGGAACGCTGGCCGCGGTGCTGCGGCTGGCGTCCGCCGCCTGTGGGCTGGGCGCGGCGGTGCTGTTCGTCCTGCCCGAGCTGACGGGGACGTTCGTGGTGCCTCCGCCCCAGGCGGCCACGCCGGCCGCGCAGAAGGTCAAGGTCATTGCCCCCACCTTCGAGGATCCGGAGCCCGCCGAGGGCCTGGACGGCACGGTGTCCGAGCAAACCTCCGCCTTCGACGGGGCCACGGTCCTGGTCGTCTACTCCAACCCGAGCGGCGTGGCCGTCGAGGTGGATGGGAACGACCAGGGGGGCACCCCAGTCTCCCTCACGCTCGACTGCCTGCCGGGAAAGCCCATCCGCGTGGAGCTCTTCAAGCGTGGGTATGAGCGCATCCAGCACACCGCGTTCTGCCGGAAGGACACGATGATCAAGCTGTTCGCCCCCTTGAAGAAGGCGGCGAAGGCCTCCGGCGGGAAGCGCTGA
- a CDS encoding amidohydrolase has protein sequence MRRVRCSLVAVLLVACAAGCARRAAEPSTSPVTVYTAQTVRTQDPERPRAEAFAVRDGKVLAVGRRQEVLAAAGAGARVVDLGGATVVPGLTDAHGHLASLGRALATVRLEETRSRAEILERLKAAPPSAFQGDWLVGNGWDQNDWPEKAFPDRTELDARWASTPVALDRVDGHALWVNGEALRRARITRDTKDPEGGRILRGPDGEPTGVLVDNAMNLVYAVMPPPTDAQHEAQLGAALARCAAEGMTGVHDAGMDLRTFRLLQRWDAEGRLPLRVYAMADGQGAEHEAYLAQGPFQGDRLTMRAVKLLADGALGSRGAALHAPYSDEAGHRGLLLLTPEQYEARVRAFTARGFQVATHAIGDRANTLVLDTLLKVMGPEAVRAGRHRVEHAQVMRLEDIQTLGAHGVIASVQPTHATSDMPWAEARVGPERIQGAYAWQRLKAAGATLALGSDFPVERPDMRAGLYAARTRQDAAGQPPGGWLPAQRLSGEEALEGFTRGPAFAAFAEGVRGQLKPGMDADFVALSVDPVDGAAEALLTAQVRLTVVAGAEVYRAP, from the coding sequence ATGCGACGTGTCCGGTGTTCCCTCGTGGCGGTGCTCCTCGTGGCCTGCGCGGCCGGCTGTGCCCGGCGCGCCGCCGAACCCTCCACCTCCCCCGTGACGGTGTACACCGCCCAGACGGTGCGCACGCAGGACCCGGAGCGGCCCCGGGCCGAGGCCTTCGCCGTCCGGGACGGCAAGGTGCTGGCGGTGGGCCGCCGGCAGGAGGTGCTCGCCGCCGCGGGCGCCGGTGCCCGGGTGGTGGACCTGGGCGGGGCCACGGTGGTGCCGGGCCTCACCGATGCACACGGCCACCTGGCGTCGCTCGGGCGCGCCCTGGCCACGGTGCGGCTGGAGGAGACCCGCTCCCGCGCGGAGATCCTGGAGCGCCTGAAGGCCGCCCCTCCTTCGGCCTTCCAGGGGGACTGGCTCGTCGGCAACGGGTGGGACCAGAACGACTGGCCGGAGAAGGCCTTCCCGGACCGCACGGAGCTGGACGCGCGCTGGGCCTCCACCCCGGTGGCGCTGGACCGCGTGGATGGCCATGCGCTGTGGGTGAACGGCGAGGCGCTGCGGCGCGCGCGCATCACCCGGGACACGAAGGATCCGGAAGGCGGCCGCATCCTGCGCGGCCCGGACGGAGAGCCCACGGGGGTGCTCGTGGACAACGCCATGAACCTCGTCTACGCGGTGATGCCGCCGCCCACGGACGCGCAGCACGAGGCCCAGCTCGGGGCGGCGCTCGCCCGCTGCGCCGCGGAGGGCATGACGGGCGTCCACGATGCGGGCATGGACCTGCGCACCTTCCGGCTGCTCCAGCGCTGGGATGCCGAGGGGCGGCTGCCCCTGCGCGTCTACGCGATGGCGGACGGCCAGGGCGCGGAGCATGAGGCCTACCTCGCCCAGGGCCCCTTCCAGGGAGACCGGCTGACGATGCGCGCGGTGAAGCTCCTCGCGGACGGCGCCCTGGGCAGCCGGGGCGCGGCGCTGCATGCGCCCTACAGCGACGAGGCGGGCCACCGGGGCCTGCTCCTGCTCACCCCGGAGCAGTACGAGGCGCGGGTGCGGGCCTTCACCGCGCGCGGCTTCCAGGTGGCCACGCACGCCATCGGCGACCGGGCCAACACGCTCGTGCTCGACACCCTCTTGAAGGTGATGGGCCCCGAGGCCGTACGGGCCGGACGGCACCGCGTGGAGCACGCCCAGGTGATGCGCCTGGAGGACATCCAGACCCTGGGAGCCCACGGCGTCATCGCCAGCGTGCAGCCCACCCACGCCACCAGCGACATGCCGTGGGCGGAGGCGCGCGTGGGGCCCGAGCGCATCCAGGGCGCCTACGCGTGGCAGCGGCTCAAGGCGGCGGGGGCCACGCTGGCGCTCGGCAGCGACTTCCCCGTGGAGCGGCCGGACATGCGCGCGGGGCTCTACGCCGCGCGCACCCGGCAGGACGCCGCCGGGCAGCCGCCGGGGGGCTGGCTTCCCGCGCAGCGCCTCAGCGGGGAGGAGGCCCTGGAAGGCTTCACCCGGGGGCCTGCCTTCGCCGCGTTCGCGGAAGGGGTCCGGGGACAACTGAAGCCGGGCATGGACGCGGACTTCGTCGCGCTGTCCGTGGATCCGGTGGACGGCGCGGCCGAAGCCCTGCTCACCGCCCAGGTGCGCCTCACGGTGGTGGCGGGCGCCGAGGTGTACCGGGCGCCCTGA
- a CDS encoding rhomboid family intramembrane serine protease, giving the protein MFPISDDNPTLRTPVMTYGLLGVIVAVWALVQGAGFNTVALASSVCNWGMVPGELSGRAQLGFAVPLGEGLACVVDNEPFNWLTPLTSMFLHGGWGHILGNCLFFWVFGNNVEDSMGRGRFLVFYLLCGLVAAGAHVLVDPGSPVPTVGASGAISGVLGAYLVLYPRVRVKLLVPLFIFLTFISLPAWVVLIYWFVLQVITGLPQLMTLRPEVSGGVAVWAHIGGFVAGMVLIKLFENRSYTDRRTSWRHRLHPDHP; this is encoded by the coding sequence ATGTTTCCCATCAGTGACGACAACCCGACCCTTCGTACTCCGGTGATGACGTATGGCCTGCTGGGGGTCATCGTGGCGGTCTGGGCGCTGGTCCAGGGCGCGGGCTTCAACACCGTCGCCCTGGCCTCGAGCGTGTGCAACTGGGGCATGGTGCCCGGCGAACTGAGCGGCCGGGCGCAGCTCGGCTTCGCGGTGCCACTGGGCGAGGGGCTCGCGTGCGTGGTGGACAACGAGCCGTTCAACTGGCTCACCCCGCTCACCTCCATGTTCCTGCACGGGGGCTGGGGCCACATCCTCGGCAACTGCCTGTTCTTCTGGGTCTTCGGCAACAACGTCGAGGACAGCATGGGGCGGGGGCGCTTCCTCGTGTTCTACCTCCTGTGCGGGCTGGTGGCCGCCGGGGCCCACGTGCTGGTGGACCCGGGCTCGCCGGTGCCCACGGTGGGCGCCTCGGGGGCCATCTCGGGCGTGCTCGGCGCGTACCTGGTGCTCTACCCGCGCGTGCGGGTGAAGCTGCTCGTGCCCCTGTTCATCTTCCTCACCTTCATCTCGCTGCCGGCCTGGGTGGTGCTCATCTACTGGTTCGTCCTCCAGGTCATCACTGGCCTGCCCCAGCTCATGACGCTGCGGCCGGAGGTGTCCGGGGGCGTGGCCGTGTGGGCCCACATCGGCGGCTTCGTGGCCGGCATGGTGCTCATCAAGCTGTTCGAGAACCGGAGCTACACGGACCGGCGCACCTCGTGGCGGCACCGGCTGCACCCGGACCACCCCTGA
- a CDS encoding alpha/beta fold hydrolase has product MTALSTLSLPLPSLRMQALEAGPSDGPLVLLLHGFPESSESWREVLPILGAAGFRAVAPDLRGYGGTDRPKSGYDIDTLARDIQQLARHLQPDRPAHVVGHDWGGAIAFHLAAWHPGSVDRLAVVNAPHMEAMVRNLTNPVQLLRSSYMFYFQLPWLPEHQLSRKGGAAVARLIRRSLVDPSRVSEERLARYAENFSRPEAVSAALAYYRKALMGLLLQRRPRRTPRIRAPFRLIWGKEDKALGIELTKGLDPWFEQPIQVDYLPGVGHFAPLEAPEQVAALVREHLTVSPGAAAPR; this is encoded by the coding sequence ATGACTGCCCTTTCCACGCTCTCGTTGCCGTTGCCGTCGCTTCGCATGCAGGCCCTGGAAGCCGGGCCTTCGGATGGACCCCTCGTGCTCCTGCTGCACGGCTTTCCGGAGTCCTCGGAGAGCTGGCGCGAGGTGCTGCCCATCCTGGGCGCGGCGGGCTTCCGGGCGGTGGCGCCCGACCTGCGGGGCTACGGCGGCACCGACCGGCCGAAGTCCGGGTATGACATCGACACGCTGGCGCGCGACATCCAGCAGCTGGCCCGACACCTCCAGCCGGACCGGCCCGCGCACGTGGTGGGGCACGACTGGGGCGGCGCCATCGCCTTCCACCTGGCCGCCTGGCACCCGGGCTCCGTGGACCGGCTGGCCGTCGTCAACGCGCCGCACATGGAGGCCATGGTCCGCAACCTGACGAACCCGGTGCAGCTCCTGCGCTCCTCGTACATGTTCTACTTCCAGCTGCCCTGGCTGCCGGAGCACCAGCTCTCCCGGAAGGGGGGCGCCGCCGTGGCCCGGCTCATCCGCCGCTCCCTGGTGGACCCCTCGCGCGTGTCCGAGGAGCGCCTGGCGCGCTACGCGGAGAACTTCTCCCGCCCGGAGGCGGTGAGCGCGGCGCTGGCGTATTACCGCAAGGCCCTGATGGGCCTGCTCCTCCAGCGGCGGCCCCGGCGCACCCCGCGCATCCGCGCCCCCTTCCGGCTCATCTGGGGCAAGGAGGACAAGGCCCTGGGCATCGAGCTCACGAAGGGGTTGGATCCCTGGTTCGAGCAGCCCATCCAGGTGGACTACCTGCCCGGGGTGGGGCACTTCGCGCCCCTGGAGGCCCCCGAGCAGGTGGCGGCGCTCGTGCGCGAGCACCTGACCGTCAGTCCCGGAGCGGCAGCTCCACGGTGA